Proteins co-encoded in one uncultured Bacteroides sp. genomic window:
- a CDS encoding VWA domain-containing protein, producing the protein MFRFADPTYLYLLIILPFIIVLYLYSNIKRRKAIKKFGDPELMGQLMPDVSKYRPDIKFWLVFSALALTIVLIARPQFGTKTNKVKRNGVEVIIALDISNSMMAGDVVPSRLEKAKMVVSKLIDELDQDKVGMIVFAGDAYTQLPITSDYISAKMFLETITPELISRQGTAIGSAVDLATHSFTPQKGVGRAIVLITDGENHEDGAVEAVKAAKKNDITVHVLGVGSPDGAPIPIPGSNNFRKDKQGNVIVTRLNESMCKELAIAGKGIYAHVDNSNSAQKALISEIDKMAKSNLESSVYSDFDEQFQGVAWIILLLLIAELLLLERKNPLFKNIKLFKI; encoded by the coding sequence ATGTTTCGATTTGCAGACCCGACATATTTATATCTACTTATAATATTGCCGTTCATTATAGTTCTTTATTTGTATTCCAACATAAAAAGGAGGAAGGCGATTAAAAAGTTCGGTGATCCGGAACTGATGGGTCAATTGATGCCTGATGTTTCGAAATATCGTCCTGATATTAAATTCTGGCTTGTGTTTTCCGCACTGGCATTGACTATAGTGTTGATAGCCCGTCCTCAGTTCGGCACAAAAACGAATAAAGTTAAAAGGAACGGAGTGGAGGTGATTATTGCATTGGATATATCTAATTCCATGATGGCCGGAGATGTTGTTCCAAGCCGTTTAGAGAAAGCTAAGATGGTGGTATCTAAACTGATCGATGAACTAGACCAGGACAAAGTGGGAATGATTGTATTTGCAGGAGATGCTTATACACAATTACCAATCACAAGTGATTATATCTCAGCTAAAATGTTTCTGGAAACAATTACTCCTGAATTGATCTCAAGACAGGGAACCGCTATCGGTTCAGCCGTTGATTTGGCAACCCATAGTTTTACTCCCCAGAAAGGAGTGGGAAGAGCAATTGTTCTTATCACCGATGGTGAAAATCACGAAGATGGTGCTGTAGAAGCAGTAAAAGCAGCTAAGAAGAATGATATTACTGTGCATGTACTGGGAGTTGGTTCTCCTGACGGGGCGCCCATTCCTATTCCGGGATCAAACAATTTCCGTAAAGATAAACAGGGAAATGTTATCGTAACGCGTTTGAATGAATCCATGTGTAAGGAACTGGCTATCGCTGGAAAAGGTATTTATGCGCATGTTGATAATTCAAATTCTGCTCAGAAGGCTCTGATCAGTGAAATTGATAAAATGGCAAAATCAAATTTAGAAAGTAGTGTCTATTCTGATTTCGATGAACAATTTCAGGGAGTGGCATGGATTATCCTGCTTTTGTTGATAGCTGAATTATTGCTGTTGGAACGAAAGAATCCATTATTCAAGAATATAAAACTGTTTAAGATATAA
- a CDS encoding tetratricopeptide repeat protein: protein MSQVKYIIIIAVLFLANCATFAQKTERDYIRKGNKLYTDSSYVQAEVNYRKALELNPNSTEALYNLGNTLSHQGKLKDAMEKYTAATKAAGKNNTKLAKIYHNAGVLYQSAKHYQEAVQSYKQSLRYNPSDDETRYNLALAMKMLKDQQKKQQNKDKNKDKNKNKDKDKQKKDDQKKKQDQKNKDDKQKQQPKPQPDKNKMSKQNAEQLLNAAMQDEKQLQEKAKKQLRNQGRNLDKDW, encoded by the coding sequence ATGTCACAGGTTAAATATATTATTATTATAGCTGTCCTTTTTTTAGCCAATTGCGCAACATTTGCACAAAAGACTGAGAGAGACTATATCCGCAAAGGAAACAAACTGTATACTGACAGTTCCTATGTGCAGGCCGAAGTAAATTATCGGAAAGCATTGGAACTGAATCCGAATTCTACAGAAGCTTTATATAATTTAGGTAATACGCTTTCTCATCAAGGAAAGTTGAAGGATGCTATGGAAAAGTATACTGCAGCTACTAAAGCTGCAGGTAAAAATAATACTAAACTGGCAAAAATATACCATAATGCCGGGGTACTTTATCAGTCTGCAAAGCATTATCAGGAAGCGGTTCAGTCTTATAAACAATCTCTGAGGTACAATCCAAGTGATGATGAAACAAGGTATAACCTGGCTTTGGCTATGAAAATGCTGAAGGATCAGCAAAAAAAACAGCAAAACAAAGACAAGAATAAGGATAAAAATAAGAATAAGGATAAAGACAAACAGAAAAAGGACGACCAAAAGAAAAAGCAGGATCAAAAGAATAAAGATGATAAACAAAAACAGCAACCTAAGCCGCAGCCTGATAAGAATAAAATGTCTAAGCAGAATGCGGAACAATTGCTGAATGCAGCAATGCAAGATGAAAAACAACTTCAGGAAAAAGCCAAGAAACAATTGAGAAATCAAGGCAGAAACCTGGATAAAGACTGGTAA
- a CDS encoding BatD family protein gives MRKLIFLFIILLIPGINSYADNVRLVADAPDAVAVGDQFRITYTVNTQNVKSFRASSMKGLDVLAGPYESRMTSSQYINGKGSTVSSITYTYTVMASAKGTFSISPASIVADGRSVTSNALKIRVLPADQANRGSSSSSPSKSSRSKSSGTKVSAEDLIIVGSVNKTNVYEQEALVLTYKVYTLVDLRGFDNVKLPDFKGFQSQEVELPQTKQFTLERYKGKNYHSVVYRQFVLFPQQSGKLVINPARFDASIAKAVQTADPFDAFFNGGSNVVEVKKTIVTPQITVNVNSLPAGKPANFCGGVGGFTLSSTINSKEVKTNDAVTIKVTISGVGNLKLINTPKIQFPKDFEVYDPKVTNKFTLTKGGLSGSKVIEYLVIPRYAGAYKIPSASLTYFDSNSRSYKTLKTQEYDLKVAKGAGNADQVVANFTNKEDLKVLGSDIRYIKTNDVTLHEKGDFLFGSLLYYLLYIIPACLFIAFIIIYRNQAVENANVAKVRTKKANKVATKRMKIAGKLLNENKKEEFYDEVLKALWGYISDKLNIQVSKLTKDNVESELTNYGVNAELTKEFLSVLDQCEFARYAPGDPNEAMDKVYSSAIEVVSKMENIIKH, from the coding sequence ATGAGGAAACTGATTTTCTTATTCATCATTTTACTGATTCCGGGGATAAACAGTTATGCTGACAACGTAAGATTAGTGGCAGATGCTCCGGATGCAGTCGCTGTAGGCGATCAATTTAGAATTACGTACACAGTAAATACACAGAATGTAAAAAGTTTTAGAGCCTCTTCTATGAAAGGGCTGGATGTTTTAGCCGGACCTTATGAATCGAGAATGACGAGCTCACAGTATATTAACGGAAAGGGCTCTACCGTTAGCTCCATTACTTATACCTATACAGTAATGGCTTCTGCAAAAGGAACCTTTAGTATTTCTCCTGCAAGTATTGTTGCAGATGGAAGGTCTGTTACTTCAAATGCTTTAAAGATTAGAGTACTTCCGGCAGATCAGGCAAATCGTGGATCATCATCATCTTCACCTTCTAAAAGTTCTCGTTCAAAATCATCTGGGACAAAGGTTTCTGCAGAAGATCTGATAATTGTAGGATCTGTAAACAAAACAAATGTATATGAACAGGAAGCGCTGGTGTTAACTTATAAAGTTTATACGTTGGTAGATCTAAGAGGATTTGATAACGTAAAATTGCCTGATTTTAAAGGATTCCAGTCACAGGAAGTTGAGTTGCCCCAAACAAAGCAGTTTACCTTGGAACGTTATAAAGGAAAGAATTACCATTCTGTAGTTTATAGACAGTTTGTTCTTTTCCCGCAACAATCAGGAAAGTTAGTCATCAATCCTGCCAGATTTGATGCTTCAATAGCCAAAGCAGTACAGACGGCTGATCCGTTTGATGCTTTCTTCAATGGCGGATCAAATGTTGTTGAAGTTAAGAAAACAATCGTAACGCCTCAGATCACTGTAAATGTAAATTCATTGCCCGCAGGAAAACCAGCTAACTTCTGTGGTGGAGTGGGAGGATTCACTCTTTCTTCAACTATTAACTCTAAAGAAGTTAAAACAAACGATGCTGTAACCATCAAGGTAACTATCTCCGGTGTGGGTAATCTGAAACTGATTAATACTCCTAAAATCCAATTCCCTAAAGATTTTGAGGTTTACGATCCTAAGGTTACCAATAAATTTACCCTTACCAAAGGTGGCTTATCCGGAAGCAAGGTGATTGAATATCTGGTAATTCCTCGTTATGCCGGGGCATATAAAATTCCATCTGCAAGCCTTACTTACTTCGATAGCAATAGCCGGTCTTATAAGACTCTTAAAACTCAGGAGTATGACTTGAAAGTTGCCAAGGGAGCAGGTAATGCTGATCAGGTTGTTGCCAACTTTACTAATAAAGAAGATCTTAAAGTGTTAGGCTCTGATATCCGGTATATAAAGACAAATGATGTAACACTGCATGAAAAAGGTGATTTCTTGTTTGGATCACTGCTTTATTATTTGCTTTATATTATTCCTGCATGCTTGTTTATTGCTTTTATAATCATTTATAGAAATCAGGCTGTTGAAAATGCCAATGTTGCCAAAGTGCGTACCAAGAAAGCTAATAAAGTGGCAACAAAGAGAATGAAGATTGCTGGTAAACTTCTGAACGAAAACAAGAAAGAAGAATTCTACGATGAAGTATTAAAGGCTTTATGGGGATATATTAGCGATAAACTGAATATTCAGGTTTCTAAGCTCACAAAGGATAATGTTGAATCTGAATTGACTAATTATGGAGTGAATGCAGAGTTGACTAAAGAGTTCTTATCTGTACTCGATCAGTGCGAATTTGCACGTTATGCGCCGGGTGACCCTAACGAAGCAATGGATAAGGTTTATTCTTCTGCCATTGAGGTAGTGAGTAAAATGGAAAACATAATTAAACACTAA
- a CDS encoding tetratricopeptide repeat protein, with translation MKKIIFLVLSILCSFNLSAQNSLAADSVKTTKHARNEFSAAKMENATKSQGDKAYIRNDFASAIQIYESLLNTKGEATEIYYNLGNSYYKKGDMARAILNYERALLLNPGDGDIRSNLEIARSKTVDKVEAAPQLFFISWTNSLINCMGADSWAKCGVVTFIFLIVALYFFIFSKKVILKKMGFIVSIVLLVVVILSNVFASHQKSLLANRNSAIIMTPTVTIKSTPNESGTDLFIIHEGRKVTIKDNSMKEWKEIILEDGNVGWIKTADLEII, from the coding sequence ATGAAAAAAATAATATTTTTAGTATTAAGTATTCTGTGTTCCTTTAATCTTTCTGCTCAGAATTCTTTGGCTGCTGACTCTGTAAAGACTACAAAACATGCCCGTAATGAGTTCTCTGCTGCTAAGATGGAGAATGCAACCAAATCGCAGGGCGATAAAGCTTATATTCGTAACGATTTTGCCTCTGCAATACAAATCTATGAATCGTTGCTTAACACGAAGGGAGAAGCTACGGAAATTTATTATAATTTAGGCAATAGCTATTATAAGAAAGGAGATATGGCTAGAGCAATCTTAAACTACGAACGAGCTCTTTTGCTTAATCCCGGAGATGGCGATATCCGTTCTAATCTGGAAATAGCCCGTAGTAAAACAGTTGATAAAGTAGAAGCTGCTCCACAACTGTTCTTTATCAGTTGGACCAATTCTCTTATTAATTGTATGGGAGCTGATTCCTGGGCAAAATGTGGGGTTGTTACTTTTATATTCTTAATTGTTGCACTTTATTTCTTTATCTTTTCCAAGAAGGTAATCCTTAAGAAAATGGGATTTATAGTCTCAATAGTCTTGCTTGTGGTCGTTATCTTATCAAATGTATTTGCTTCTCATCAAAAAAGTCTTCTCGCAAATCGGAATAGTGCAATTATTATGACACCTACTGTAACAATAAAGAGCACACCAAATGAAAGCGGTACAGATTTGTTTATTATTCATGAGGGACGCAAGGTAACCATCAAAGATAATTCTATGAAAGAGTGGAAGGAAATCATTCTTGAAGATGGTAATGTTGGCTGGATTAAAACAGCTGATCTTGAAATAATCTAA
- a CDS encoding phosphatase PAP2 family protein: protein MSEIQQLIQFDKEAFLALNGSNSAFWDGFMWVYTSTVVWIPLALILLYVIIKNNKLKDALFVIVMIAVTIVICDRISSGVFKPVFKRFRPTQDPEFMYLVDIVNGYRGGKFGFISSHAANTFGLLTFTSLIFRKREYTLAFLLWAVLSCYSRIYLGVHYLGDVICGATLGIISGFLVYYIYSSIQKKFTEGNRMRYSREFTSSGYLISDINILLIALFTSIFSIMIIGMIIYEFNNL from the coding sequence ATGAGTGAAATACAACAGCTAATACAATTCGATAAAGAGGCCTTTTTAGCTTTAAATGGGAGTAATTCAGCTTTCTGGGATGGATTCATGTGGGTATATACAAGTACTGTCGTTTGGATTCCGCTTGCACTTATATTGCTGTATGTTATCATTAAGAATAATAAACTAAAAGATGCTTTATTTGTTATTGTTATGATAGCAGTCACCATTGTTATATGTGACCGTATTTCATCAGGCGTTTTTAAACCTGTATTTAAGCGTTTCCGTCCTACTCAGGACCCTGAATTTATGTATTTGGTCGATATTGTCAATGGATATAGAGGAGGAAAATTTGGATTTATTTCCAGTCATGCTGCAAATACTTTTGGTCTTCTTACTTTTACATCTCTGATATTTCGTAAAAGAGAATATACTTTGGCTTTTTTGTTATGGGCTGTTCTTTCATGTTATTCTCGCATATATCTGGGAGTTCATTATTTGGGTGATGTAATTTGTGGAGCAACTTTGGGCATAATCTCTGGTTTTTTAGTATACTATATATATAGTTCAATTCAAAAAAAGTTTACCGAAGGAAACAGAATGAGGTATTCAAGAGAGTTTACTTCTAGTGGCTATTTGATCTCTGATATAAACATTTTATTAATTGCTTTGTTTACTAGTATATTTAGTATAATGATTATAGGAATGATTATATATGAATTCAATAATTTGTAA
- a CDS encoding DNA-binding protein translates to MNRTITFNELRKIKDSLPSGSMHRIADELNLEVDTVRNFFGGSNFKEGKSVGIHTEPGPDGGLVMLDDTTVLDLALKILEEHNIDHREEVTEELMQA, encoded by the coding sequence ATGAACAGAACAATAACTTTCAATGAACTTAGAAAAATAAAAGATTCATTACCAAGCGGAAGTATGCACAGAATCGCTGATGAGCTTAATTTAGAAGTGGATACAGTTCGTAACTTCTTTGGCGGCAGTAATTTTAAGGAAGGTAAAAGTGTTGGCATTCATACAGAACCCGGGCCCGATGGAGGGTTGGTTATGCTTGATGATACCACAGTTCTAGATTTAGCTTTAAAAATATTAGAAGAACATAATATTGATCATCGGGAAGAAGTTACTGAAGAACTGATGCAAGCCTAG
- a CDS encoding universal stress protein: MEEKLVTLAILTYAKAQILKSVLEKEGIKSYIQNVDLIKPVVSSGVRLRIKESDLPHALKITESNIWLSEDIIGEKPQEKEKSNKILIPVDFSDYSMRACEFGFGFAKTFDTEVVLLHVYFTPRYMPSIPYNDVFSYQGPDEESIKNIIKKVNEDLNNLSVKIKSKIDSGEFPNVKFTCVLKEGIPEEEILKYAKNSSPSIIVMGTRGKNKKDADIIGSVTAEVIDRSRAIVFVVPEKTPFKIFNGVKKLAFITNFDQRDLIAFDSLMKKMTAFNFSVTLIHLTTLKDTWNEIKLAGFKEYFHKQYPDIQIHYEVVMDDNLGQNLDSFIQQNSIDVIAITSYKRNMFARLFNPSIAMKMIFHTDTPLLVVSDKI; the protein is encoded by the coding sequence ATGGAAGAGAAATTAGTCACATTAGCAATACTAACGTATGCTAAAGCTCAGATTTTGAAGAGCGTTTTAGAAAAAGAAGGTATAAAATCTTACATACAAAATGTAGATCTTATTAAGCCAGTCGTATCTTCTGGAGTTCGTTTAAGAATAAAAGAAAGCGATTTGCCACATGCATTAAAAATCACAGAGAGTAACATTTGGCTTTCAGAAGATATAATAGGGGAGAAGCCGCAGGAAAAGGAAAAAAGCAATAAGATATTAATACCTGTAGATTTCTCTGATTATTCAATGCGCGCTTGTGAATTTGGTTTCGGCTTCGCAAAAACATTTGATACAGAGGTTGTTCTGCTTCATGTTTATTTTACTCCCAGATATATGCCGTCAATTCCTTACAATGACGTTTTCAGTTATCAGGGTCCTGATGAAGAATCAATCAAGAATATAATTAAGAAGGTAAATGAAGATTTGAATAATTTATCTGTTAAGATTAAGAGTAAGATTGATTCTGGTGAATTCCCAAATGTTAAATTTACCTGCGTCTTGAAAGAAGGAATACCTGAGGAAGAAATTTTAAAATATGCTAAGAATAGTTCGCCCAGTATTATAGTAATGGGTACTCGTGGAAAAAACAAAAAAGATGCTGATATTATTGGAAGCGTTACTGCAGAGGTTATTGACAGAAGCAGAGCAATCGTTTTTGTTGTTCCTGAAAAGACACCGTTTAAAATCTTCAATGGGGTTAAAAAACTTGCTTTTATAACTAATTTTGATCAGCGTGATTTAATTGCTTTTGATTCTTTAATGAAAAAGATGACAGCATTTAACTTCTCTGTCACACTCATTCATTTGACTACGCTTAAGGATACATGGAATGAGATTAAACTGGCTGGTTTTAAAGAGTACTTTCATAAACAATATCCTGATATACAAATTCATTATGAAGTTGTAATGGATGATAATCTTGGTCAGAACCTAGATTCATTTATTCAGCAAAACAGTATTGATGTAATAGCCATTACTTCTTATAAGAGAAATATGTTTGCTCGTTTATTTAATCCAAGCATTGCTATGAAGATGATTTTCCATACTGATACACCATTATTAGTTGTAAGCGATAAAATATAA
- a CDS encoding IS4 family transposase, with translation MNSAPIVYIRFDQKILIDMGKSINFTGQPVLSQLLKFIDKQKILDLSQKMGCERYVKSLDGYTHLVVMLFGVLKHFDSLRELEIGMFAEANKLQHLGIDYMVRRSTLAEANKRRSQEFFANVYSMLLEQYGPFLADSRSRKEQKDWERLLFMMDSTTISLFDNILKGVGRHPKSGKKKGGLKVHTVMRYVVGVPMVVQLTSAAKHDHYLLKEVHLPQNATLAMDRAYIDYAQFQRLTEEGVCYVTKMKKSLIYKVLKSTTYVNSKGLVTHTDQHIIFEKGDLRHTSRRVELWSKNKKKSAVLLTNNFELSVEDIEEIYKRRWAIETLYKQLKQNFPLHFFYGESVNAIEVQTWVVLIANLLCTIMQHKLKRHCSFSNLVTMARLMLMYYVDFIAFLEKPEKDWEYILQKANYEPPNVDPALEFVFD, from the coding sequence ATGAATTCAGCCCCAATTGTCTATATTCGTTTCGACCAAAAAATCCTTATAGACATGGGCAAAAGTATAAATTTTACCGGACAGCCGGTTCTATCACAGCTATTAAAATTCATCGATAAGCAAAAAATCTTAGATTTAAGCCAGAAAATGGGTTGTGAACGTTATGTCAAGAGCTTGGATGGCTATACTCATCTTGTGGTTATGCTTTTTGGTGTGCTCAAACACTTTGATTCCTTACGCGAACTGGAGATTGGGATGTTTGCGGAAGCAAATAAGCTGCAACACCTTGGAATCGATTACATGGTTAGGCGTAGTACTCTGGCAGAAGCAAATAAAAGACGGTCTCAGGAGTTTTTTGCCAACGTCTATTCTATGCTGTTGGAACAATATGGGCCTTTTTTAGCGGACAGCCGCTCACGGAAAGAACAGAAAGATTGGGAACGACTGCTTTTTATGATGGATTCTACGACAATCAGCCTGTTTGACAATATTCTTAAGGGCGTTGGTCGTCATCCAAAAAGCGGAAAGAAGAAAGGCGGTCTGAAAGTCCACACGGTAATGCGCTATGTAGTAGGTGTCCCTATGGTTGTTCAACTGACATCCGCAGCCAAACACGACCATTATCTACTCAAAGAGGTTCATTTGCCTCAAAATGCCACTCTTGCTATGGATCGTGCCTATATTGACTATGCACAATTCCAACGATTGACAGAAGAGGGTGTCTGCTATGTTACAAAAATGAAGAAGAGCCTGATATACAAAGTGTTGAAATCCACCACTTATGTCAATTCTAAAGGTTTGGTAACGCATACCGACCAGCATATCATCTTTGAAAAAGGAGACTTGCGACATACTTCCAGGCGAGTAGAGTTATGGAGCAAGAATAAAAAGAAATCCGCGGTATTGCTAACCAATAATTTCGAACTATCTGTTGAGGATATTGAAGAAATTTACAAGCGGAGATGGGCTATTGAAACGTTATACAAACAGCTCAAACAGAACTTTCCGCTACATTTCTTCTATGGTGAGAGTGTCAATGCCATAGAAGTGCAAACATGGGTAGTTCTCATTGCTAATTTACTGTGTACAATCATGCAACATAAACTTAAAAGACACTGTTCTTTCTCTAATTTAGTTACCATGGCTAGACTTATGCTAATGTATTATGTCGATTTTATAGCTTTTCTTGAAAAACCCGAAAAGGATTGGGAATATATTCTTCAGAAAGCCAATTATGAGCCTCCAAATGTTGACCCCGCATTAGAATTTGTTTTTGATTAG
- a CDS encoding tetratricopeptide repeat protein, with amino-acid sequence MKRVLFSIVMLLAAGFSFAQEKDVKQAKSLAEDVKPNFTEAEKLINGALENAETKNQANTWNVAGLIQKRINEKEIEKAYLRQPYDTLKSYNSLYKMFGYFLKCDELEKTPNEKGKVKFKYRKDNAATILTERVNLINGGSQYYNLGKNKEALDYFGMYVDLASAPMLEKEQIASKDTLLSTVAFYACLAASRMNDYPNAIKYGLIAKKDKQSGKDAMQLIADAYKAQKDTANWVQTLKDGILAYPNDNYFFGHLVDYYSNANKLNDAMAFADQMLAKDPKNSFYLYVKGYLCQSMKNYDQAIEFYKKTIEVDPKYAEAYSNMGLVYWTQALDYASKVDFNSPKFKAEQAKINKFYESAKPCYEKARELKPDNKELWLNGLYTVYYKLGIGGAEFDELAKEVEALGK; translated from the coding sequence ATGAAAAGAGTATTATTTTCAATTGTCATGCTGCTGGCTGCAGGTTTCTCCTTTGCTCAAGAAAAGGACGTTAAGCAAGCTAAAAGTTTGGCAGAAGATGTAAAGCCCAATTTCACTGAGGCTGAAAAGCTTATCAATGGAGCTTTAGAAAATGCAGAAACAAAAAATCAGGCAAACACATGGAACGTTGCCGGTCTCATTCAGAAAAGAATCAATGAGAAAGAGATAGAAAAAGCTTATTTAAGACAACCATATGATACATTAAAATCATATAACAGCCTTTATAAGATGTTTGGTTATTTTCTTAAATGTGATGAACTAGAAAAAACACCTAATGAAAAAGGAAAAGTAAAGTTCAAATATAGAAAGGACAATGCTGCTACTATTCTAACAGAAAGAGTAAACTTGATCAATGGAGGTAGTCAATACTATAATCTAGGCAAAAATAAAGAAGCACTTGACTATTTTGGAATGTATGTAGATTTGGCCAGTGCTCCAATGCTTGAAAAAGAACAAATTGCATCTAAAGACACTCTTTTATCAACAGTAGCTTTCTATGCATGTTTGGCAGCTTCAAGAATGAATGATTATCCAAATGCTATTAAGTATGGTTTAATTGCTAAAAAAGACAAGCAAAGCGGCAAAGATGCAATGCAATTGATCGCTGATGCATATAAAGCACAGAAAGATACAGCCAATTGGGTTCAAACTTTAAAAGACGGAATTCTGGCTTATCCTAATGATAATTATTTCTTCGGACATCTTGTAGATTACTACAGTAACGCCAATAAACTTAATGACGCAATGGCTTTTGCTGATCAAATGTTAGCTAAAGATCCTAAAAATTCATTCTACCTTTACGTTAAGGGCTATTTATGTCAAAGCATGAAGAACTATGATCAGGCTATAGAATTCTATAAAAAGACAATTGAAGTAGATCCTAAGTATGCTGAAGCATACTCAAATATGGGTCTTGTATATTGGACACAGGCATTAGACTATGCATCAAAGGTAGATTTTAATAGCCCGAAATTTAAAGCAGAACAAGCTAAAATTAATAAGTTCTATGAAAGTGCTAAACCTTGTTATGAGAAAGCCAGAGAACTTAAACCTGATAACAAAGAATTATGGCTTAACGGACTTTATACAGTTTACTACAAACTAGGAATTGGTGGAGCCGAATTTGACGAATTAGCAAAAGAAGTTGAAGCATTAGGCAAATAA